The genomic region TTCTGATCCATAAAAAATGCCGCTTATCATTTTCGATAGCGGCATTTTGTTGTTCGTTACTAAATATCCAGGTATTTATTCCTTGGGTAGGTTGTTAGCTAGCCACTGCAAGGCTTCTGGATAAGGCTGTGGAAGATCTAATTTTGTTAAGGCCGACTCTAATATTGAGTGATTGCCAGAACAAAAATTGAGGTGGCCTACTTTCCTTCCTGGACGAACTTCCTTTTTATACCAATAGAGTTCTAAGCCTTGTAGGTTGAGCCAATCATAGTTGAGGTCGACGCCAATCAAGTTAACCATCATACTTTGATTTTTGATTTCTGCTGGCGCCAGTGGAAGACCTGTGACGGCGCGCACATGATTTTCAAACTGACATACACTTGAACCTGCCTGAGTCCAATGGCCACTGTTGTGGACCCTTGGAGCAAGCTCATTGATGAGTAATTCATCACCTATACGGAAGCACTCCATCGCCATCACGCCAACATAGTCTAGGGCGTTCATAAGTTTGCTCAGCATAGTTTCTGCTTTGCTCTGTAGAGGCTTTAGGCGTTCTAATGGTGAGATGGAAGCGTAAAGAATGCCATTAATATGAAGGTTCAATGTTAGAGGATAAAAATGGGTATCACCGTTTTTACCGCGAACACCAACTAATGACACTTCTTCATCAAAATTGATGGCTTGTTCCGCAATAGCTTGGCCTTTCCAATCTTCCGGTATTTCGGTTTTTTCAGATTGCTTTAACCAATATTGGCCTTTGCCATCGTAACCACCGCGACGACGTTTCATCAGCACGCGCTCGCCTAATGTTTCGTAAGCTTTCGTGGCGGTGGAATCAGACTCAACTGGAAACCAAGGTGCTGTTGCTAGTTCTAGACGATCTAGCCATTGTTTTTGGGTTAAACGATCAGCAAGCTGTGGGAAGGTGGCTAAGTTGACAAAGTTGCTGTGCGTAGCGAGTTGTTTGGTCGCCACGGTTTCAGGCCATTCTTCTCTTTCTGCTGTCACAATATCTGTCGGAGATAGGTCTAGTGTCTCAGTCGATTCAATATCCACTGGACGAATATCAAGACCAAGTGGTGTTCCTGCTTGTTTTAGCATAGCGCC from Marinomonas rhizomae harbors:
- the purK gene encoding 5-(carboxyamino)imidazole ribonucleotide synthase codes for the protein MSVLWVLGAGQLGAMLKQAGTPLGLDIRPVDIESTETLDLSPTDIVTAEREEWPETVATKQLATHSNFVNLATFPQLADRLTQKQWLDRLELATAPWFPVESDSTATKAYETLGERVLMKRRRGGYDGKGQYWLKQSEKTEIPEDWKGQAIAEQAINFDEEVSLVGVRGKNGDTHFYPLTLNLHINGILYASISPLERLKPLQSKAETMLSKLMNALDYVGVMAMECFRIGDELLINELAPRVHNSGHWTQAGSSVCQFENHVRAVTGLPLAPAEIKNQSMMVNLIGVDLNYDWLNLQGLELYWYKKEVRPGRKVGHLNFCSGNHSILESALTKLDLPQPYPEALQWLANNLPKE